The genomic segment GAGCTGTTCTGCTTCGCCGATAGTAAGATTTCTATAAATATACTTTTCAGCAAAAGCATTGAATGAATAAAGCTCATCAGGCAATGGAAGATTCTGTCTAAAAAACGAAGCAAGCGCTCTGAGTTCGGAATCGGTAAATCGGTAAATAGGTAGTTCCTCGTTCATAAGTATAAATCAATTCCTTCAACAGCGCTGAATATTTCGAGCTTATCGGCGCCGACATAATCGCAGTAATGCTGAGCACTCGATTGTATCGAAAGGATTTTTTTATCGTTATACGTCGGCTCATGATGGAAAAGTGCTAATTTTTTAATACCCCACGAAGTTGCAAAATCAATAGCAAGAGAGAACGTTGAATGCCCCCAACCTATTTTTTCGATAGAATCGGTCATGGTGTACTGCGCGTCGATAATCAGCAGTTCCACATCACTATAAAATGCGATATTGGCATCATTTTTTTCAAAATCTTGGGGGCGAAGTTCCGTATCGGTAGAAAAGATTATTTTTTTTTGATTATCGAAAATTGAATAGGCTACACAGCCGCCCGGATGACGCACCCGATGCCACCCTATCTTGGTATTGCCGATATGAATATACGGTTCATCCGGTGCAATGCAACGGAATTCAAACTTTGCAGTAAAGCCGCCTTTTCCGAACATCGTAATCGGGAAATACGGCCATTTCATCTGCTCTTCCAAAAACTCCCGCATTTTAGGGCGGGTACTGTACACGATAACAGTATTACGCGAATCATACGCAGGGCCGAAAAACGGAAGTCCCTGAACATGATCCCAATGGAAATGGGAAAAAAAGAGATGATAGGTTTGCGGCCGGTCAAAATAGTCAAACCGGTTTTGTAAATTAATTCCTAATTCGCGGATACCGGTACCCGCATCAAAAATAATGTGGTTTCCCTCTTCGGTTTCTACCTCTACGCAGGTAGTATTTCCGCCGATAGTACCGAAAAGCCATGGAGGTAATGAGGCGATAAAGCGTTCCCGTGCATCTTGATCGGTAATATCTTTTTCGGTTATCCGTTGAACGACGGCAGAAATTTTCGCTTGAATTTGCGCTGCGCTCAGCGGAGTTGCAATCGAACCGCGAACGCCCCAAAAATGTACCCGCATACACTCCTCTAGTTTTCGGTGAAATTTCTGCTTTCGCCGGTTTTCTTTCGTCGAATGACAGGAAATTGTTTTGCAGTATCAAGCAAGTCTTGAATTTCTTCCGCCGAATACCGCTTACCGTGATTTATTCCGGAACAGCTGCGGGCATTTGCATTCCAACGCTGCTCATTTTCGAGTAAATAATCCCAAAACGGATATGAAGAGCATTGAAAAGGCCGATAATTATATGCAATACAGCCATTATTCCATAAGATACAATCATAATTCGGAAGTTCTTTTAAGCAAAGATACTCGTATCCGTCCCCTTTGGGTACCCACCGGCAATATTTTTGAATAAAAACCGGCCGTTCCAACGACGCCCATGTTTGCAAATTTTGAAGATCCCGGGGAGACAAATACACAAATCCCGGATCATAACGGCAACACGCCGAACACTGGCCGCATGAAAAGCATAAACCGCCTTTCCAAAATAAGCTTTGCTGCAAAAACTTCTCCGTTGTAATTATCTTAATTATATATGAAAAATCTTGCCGTTTCAAGCATTTTTATCGGAGTTTTAAGCCATAATTCTTAACAAGAAATTACCTTGTAAGAAATATTTTTCCTCGTAAGAAATATTACAAAATGTCTAATACCATTGACATTACAATATGCATAATCACTCTTGACAAAACAAGGTAGTATGCACTACATTTATAGCATGAAATATGTAGGCTTTACTACATAAAGACAGCTGTTATATGTAGTATATACTATGAAATATCGTTTAAAGCTGGAACAGAAGAGAAGCTGCGACCTAAAACGTGAGCGGCTGATGCAGTTTTTTACACGGGAGTTTATATGAACAAGAAAATACGATGGACGGCGGTGTTTACCGCAATGGCGGTGTGTATTATCGGAGCAGCCGGTATTACAGGATGTTCAAAAAAAGATAATGCGGCGGTAGGCGGCACGGATGCAATGCACCCTAAGCGCGTGGTAACAACGTTTACCATTTTGCAGGATATGGCGCAGAATATCGCAGGAGATAAGATACTCGTCGAATCGATTACCAAGCCGGGCGCGGAAATTCACGAGTATGAACCGACACCGCTCGATATTGTCAAGGCTCAGTCTGCGGACTTGGTGCTGCGCAACGGGTTGGGACTTGAGCGCTGGTTTGAAAAGTTTATGGGCAACGTAAAAGATGTACCGAGCGTTACCTTGAGCGACGGGATTGAGCCGATAGGTATCGGAGAAGGGCCGTACAACGGTATGCCGAACCCGCATTCGTGGATGTCCCCGAAAAACGCGCTTATCTATGTAGAAAATATCCGGAAAGCCTTTGTGAGTTTAGACCCTGCCAATGCGGATACCTACAATGCAAATGCGGCGGCTTACAGCGAAAGTATTAAAAAGATCGATACCTTCTTAACCGAAAAGCTTTCGGAAATTCCCGAATCGCAGCGGTGGCTGGTAACCTGCGAAGGCGCTTTTTCGTACCTTATCCGCGACTGCAATATGAAAGAATTGTACCTGTGGCCGGTCAATGCCGATGAGGAAGGCAGCCCGCAGCAAATTCAAAAGGTAGTCGATACCATCCGGCAAAATAATATTCCCGTCGCTTTTTCCGAAAGCACCATCAGCAATAAGCCGCAGCTGCAAGTTTGTAAGGAAACAGGCGCCTATTACGGCGGTATCTTATATGTCGACTCTTTGACGTATGAAGATGGCGATGCGCCGACCTATCTGAAAATGCTTGAATACAATGCAAATGCAATCGTAAAGGGCTTTGAGGATAGCCGCCGTTGAACATGTACATCCATGTACATGTTCAACATGGAACCACCGCCATCCATGGCGCTGTTGAGCAGTTGCACGTCCGTGTACAACCGCTCAACGATGAGTTTTTGCAAAGCAAAAACTCACTCCTGTATGGAACCACCGCCATCCGTGGCGGTACTGAATGCGCGTTCCGTGCACGAATTGAATAACTGAGCCGAGAAGGAGAGACGTATGGTGATACATTCGCTGCGGCATGCGGCTTATAGTAATAATGGAAGTAGAAATATGGACGGTAAGATAGAGCAGTCCGTTGAGTTGGCGGTACAGGATGTCAGCGTTGCCTATAATAACGGTCATGTTGCCCTCTACGATGCGTCGTTTACCTTGCAGAAGGGGACGATTACCGCATTGGTCGGCGTAAACGGCAGCGGAAAGTCTACGCTTTTTAAGACCATCATGGGTTTTATTAAACCGATGAGCGGCTCCGTAACCATCTGCGGAAAGCCGATCCGTACAGCACAGAAGCAGCACCTGCTTGCCTACGTGCCGCAGTCGGAAGAGGTGGACTGGTCGTTTCCGGTGAGTGTGTGGGATGTGGTGATGATGGGACGCTACGGCTATATGAATTTTCTCCGCATTCCGAGCAAGGGAGATAAGGAAATGGTCGAACGCAGCCTTGAGCGGGTGCAAATGCTCGATTTTAAAGACCGGCAGATCGGCGAACTTTCCGGCGGGCAAAAAAAGCGAGTGTTCCTTGCACGGGCATTAGCGCAGCAGGGAAAAATCATCTTACTGGACGAACCGTTTACCGGCGTAGATGTTAAAACCGAAACCGCCATCATCGAGCTGCTGCGCGAGCTGAAAAACGACGGGCATTTGATCTTTGTTTCTACCCACGACCTCGGCTCCATCCCGGAATTTTGCGACCATGTAGTGATCATCAACCGAACGGTGATTGCCTCCGGAGCCACGGAAACAACCTTCACTGCCGAGAATCTGATCAAAGCCTTCGGCGGCGCACTGCGGAGTATTAAGATCGATCATACCGATAATCCCGAAGACAGCTCACACGAAATTCGCGTATTTACCGACGACGAAGGCGCTCTGATTACCAAGCAGGAAGGTAAACCCTACCTCAAGGGCATCAGAAACACTGAAGTGTCGGTACATTCGCACAGTGAAAAGGAGTGAGAGATGGTTTCGACTTTATTGATTCCTTTTCAGTATGAATACATGATCAAGGCGATTTTGGTGAGCGGATTTATCGGCGGGGTGTGCGCCCTGCTGTCCTGCTTTGTGGTGCTGAAAGGCTGGTCGCTGTTAGGAGATGCGCTTTCCCATGCGGTGGTACCGGGCGTTGCCGCCGCCTACATTATCGGTATTCCCTTTTCGGTCGGCGCCTTTATCAGCGGGATGCTCGCGGCACTTACGATGGGCTTTGTCAAAAATAAGACGAGAATCCGCGAGGATGCAGTCATCGGGATTGTGTATACCACGTTTTTTGCGCTCGGGGTACTGCTGATCTCGCTGTACCCCAGCAACATCAGCCTTACCACAATCATTATGGGCAATATCCTCGGTATTGCCGACCGGGACATTGTCCAAACCCTGATTATTGCAGGCGGCAGCCTTATCATCATCCTTTTAAAATGGAAAGATTTGCGGCTCTTTTCTTTTGACCCGTCGCACGCCCGCGCGATAGGGCTGAACACCAATGCTCTGCACGTGCTGCTGCTGACTCTGCTTGCGGTTACGGCGATTGCGGCGCTGCAAACGGTGGGCAGCGTGCTGGTTGTTGCAATGCTGGTAACCCCGGGAGCTGCCGCCTATCTGTTGACAGACCGCTTCTTAAAGATGATGGGGCTTGCCGCACTGATCGGAACGCTCACCGCTTCGGCAGGAGCATATATCAGCTACTTTCTGAACGGCTCGGCGGGCGGGTGCATTGTTACGCTGCAGTTTTGTTTGTTTTTGGCAATTTTATTCTTTGCACCGCATCACGGCATACTCGCAGCACGGCTCAGTGCAAAACGCTCGATACAAGCGTTTTTTGCACACGCGACAAAAAGGTAAGACTATGACTTGGATGAATTTTTTGGAACCGTTTACATACGGATTTATGGTAAAGGCGCTGGTGATAGCGGCGCTGGTGGGCGGAGTGTGCGCCCTGATTTCGTGTTATCTGATCTTAAAGGGATGGTCGCTGATGGGGGATGCGATTTCTCATGCGGTGCTGCCGGGGATTGTGGGGGCGTATTTGTTGCATATTCCGCTTGGAATTGGGGCATTCGCGGCGGGCTTACTGAATGCGGCGGCTACGGGGTGGATAAAAGAGCGCAGCCGTATCCATGAAGATTCGGTGATGGGGGTGGTTTTTACCGGGCTGATGGCGGTGGGGCTGATTTTGGTGACAAAGGTGAGTTCCAATATCCATTTTATGCACATCCTGTTCGGCAGTCTCTTAGGGATTGAAACCGGCGATATGATCCAAGCGGTTGTGTGTTCTGTGGTAACGCTGGTGTTGGTGATTGTCAAACGGAAGGATATTCTGCTGTATTTATTTGATAAAAACCATGCGCAGGCGGTGGGGTTGAATGTAACGTTTATCCACTACCTGTTTCTTTCGCTGACTGCGCTGACCATTGTAGCGTCGCTGCAGGCGGCGGGTATTTTGCTGACGGTCGCCATGCTGATTATTCCGGGCTGCATTGCCTACCTGCTGACGGATAGGCTGAACCGGATGCTCGTTATTTCCGTCTGCTCTGCGGTGGTCAGTTCTCTGATCGGAACCTACGTGAGCTATTATCTGAACGGCGCAACCGGCGCGTGCATTATTTTAACGGAGTCGTTCTTTTTTGCTTGCGCGATGGTGTTTGCGCCTAAGTACGGTATGCTGGCTCACCGCCGGGCGGCAGTGAAAGCCCGTTTAAAGCTGCAAAAAGCGTAAACGAAAATCGGTGTTGCCCTACTCTTCTTCAGTTGTTACGGTTATCCCGTTCCTCATGAGTAGATCCGCCGTTTTCCCGTTTCCTTCAATTAGTATTCCGGAAAAAGACCCGTCGTAAATCCGCCCTTTTCCGCACGAAGGGGAGCGGGCTTTAAGCAGCGCATCTGTACAACCATACTGCTTTGCTATTTCTAACACTACGGCGGCGCCTTTTTCAAATGCTTCGGTTACGTCGTTGCCGTCGCTGTTGATGACCTTTCCTGCTTTCATTTCTGCCGGCAAGCGCGGTGTCGGTAAACCTCCAAGCTGCTCCGGACAGACAGGTATTGCTTTTCCTTCTTTTACAAGCTGCTGCACGGCAGTATTGATTGCTTTTTTCCCGTCATACCTACAGGGGAATCCTGCAAGGCAGGCGCTTACAATGAGCATAAACGGAACTCTCCTCTTTTCAGGTGTACCATAATTCCTGCATGTCCGGCGCTTCCGATAACGCCGGCACCCCTGATACCCTATCCTTCCTGCGGTTCCGTAGACACGGCCGGCAGCAAGGTGATGGTCGTCAATAGCGGCTGTTTATCGTTTTGAAGGGCAATCGTGAGTACGTTTCCGTCCGTACCGATAACGGCGGTAGTTTCGGGGGTAAACTCACCCGCGATAATTTTAACGGCAAGCACGTCTTCTATTTCGGTTTGCAAAAGCCTGCGCATTGGCCGGGCGCCGAGCAAGGGATCATAGCCGTGTTTTATGCAATAGGCGCGAGCCTCGTCGGTAATCCGAATCTGCAGCTGTTTCGCAGCGAGGCGTCCGGTCAATTTAGCAAGCTCCAGTTCAAAAATCGCCTCTATCTCTTTTTCGGAAAGCGGGGTAAAGACAATCAGCGAATCGAGCCGGTTTAAAAATTCCGGACTGAATACCTTTTTAGCTTCCAGCTCGGCGGACTTTTTCATACTCTGATAATCGATAGTGCGGTTTTCTACCCGTGCAAAACCGAGCGGCTCTTCCATCAAGTTTCTGGTGCCGACATTGCCGGTAAGGATGATCACCGTATTCCGGAAACTGACCGTATGGCCGAGGCTATCCCTCAGCTCACCCTCCTCCAAGACCTGCAGCAAAAGGTTAAAAACATCGGGATGCGCCTTTTCTATTTCATCGAAGAGAACAACGGAATACGGATTCCGCCTGATTTTTTCCGTCAGCATTCCGCCGTTTTCAAAACCGATGTACCCCGGAGGTGCTCCGACTAACCGTGCAACCGTATGTTTTTCCATATAATCGCTCATATCGATCCTGATAAGAGCTTCGGCAGAACCGAAGAGGAATTCGGCGAGCGCCTTTGCCAGCAGCGTCTTCCCTACCCCGGTAGGCCCTAAAAACAGGAATGAACCGATAGGGCGGTCAGCGGACGCAATTCCCGCACGGGAACGGCGCAGCGCATTAGCGATAATACCGATTGCTTCGTCCTGCCCGATGATGGTTTTATGCAGTTCTTTTTCGGTTTCGGCAAGGCGCTTTGCCTCATCGGAACCGACACTTTTGAGCGGAATATCCGTCATCAAAGAAACAGTTTCGGCAATATCGGAGGGGGCAACCTCAAGCATGGTTTCATTTTCCTGATTCAGCCAGCGCATCTTAACCTTTTCCAGCTGTACTTTTAAAAGCTTTACTTCGTCGCGCACAACGGCCGCCCGCTCATAATCCTGCATTGCTACCAAATCTTTCTTTTCACCGGCAAGCTCCGTAATCCGCTGTTCGATAGCGGTTATATTCTGAGGCAGTTCGGTATTATCCATTTTCTTTAAAGCACCGGCCTCGTCCATCACGTCGATCGCCTTATCGGGGAAAAACCGATCCGGAATATAGCGGGAAGAAAGTTCCACAATCTTTTGAATCGTTTCGTCCGAATAATGCACATGATGGTGCTGCTCGTATTTTGCTTTAAGACCTCCGAGAATTGCGCACGTTTCTTCCTTCGTCGGCTCCTTAATCAGCACCGATTGGAAGCGCCGCTCTAGGGCGGAATCTTTTTCAAAATACTTACGGTACTCATCCAGCGTCGTTGCGCCGATGCACTGTATTTCCCCGCGTGCAAGCGCCGGCTTTAAGATATTTGCCGCATCAAGCGCCCCCTGCGATCCGCCGGTACCAATCAGGGTATGCAGTTCGTCGATAAACAAAATGATATTTTTACTTTCGCTGACTTCTTTAATAATGCGCTTGATGCGTTCCTCAAACTGCCCGCGGTACTTGGTACCGGCAATAACGGAGGCAAGGTCGAGCGCAATAACCCGCTTTCCAAACAACGATCGGGGCACCTGTTCATTCACAATAGCCGCAGCGAGTCCTTCAACAATCGACGTCTTTCCGACGCCGGGTTCTCCGATCAGCACGGGATTATTCTTGCTGCGGCGGGATAGAATCTGCATAACACGGCGCATTTCCCGCTCCCTGCCGATAACGGGGTCAAGGAGACCTTCGCGGGTTATCTGCGTTAAATCCCTGCTGAATTCGGATAATACGCTGTGTTTCTTTTTTTCCTGCTGTTGTTTTTCACGCTGCGTATTCGTACCGTACAAGTGCTGTATGGCCTGCTGTACGTCATCCAGAAAAATACCCTGCTGCAAAAAGAAACGCGCAAGAATACTTTCCTGTATCTGGGCAAAAGCAAGAATAAGGTGCTCCGTACCGGCAGCTTCCCGCTGCATTATCCGGGCTTGGGCGGCAGCCGTATCTACAAGCATCTTTACCCTATCCGATGAGGGAATTTCTCCCCTCACCGGTTCGCCTTCCCGTATCGGCGTATTTTGCTCCAACCGCAGCTGCAAGGTTAAAAAATTGACATGGAGATTCTCCAATAACCGATATCCGCGCCCCAGTTTTTTTGTAATGAGCGCAAGCAGTATGTGTTCGGGTTCTACCGTATCGGCATTTACCCGCCGAGCTTCTTGTTGGCTAAACACCGTTAATAATTCATAAAGATTCTGTGAAAGAGTATGCATAATGTACCTCCTCGTCACATTTTAGCGGAACTCTGAATCCGCAGTTCAGCCCGTTTTAAGATTTCCTGTACCAAAATCGCACGGATACGCTCAATGCGAAGTTCATCCATCTGGAAAGGTTCTTCAAGATGGAATGTACCGTTCAGCATCAAAAAGGCAATATGAGCGGTCTGAGTTTGATACAGCAGCGCAAGACAGGCTTCAGTGCTTAACCCTTCAATCATGCCGAGATTGATGCCGAGTTTTATTTTGAATACGAAATCTATCGTATCTTTTACATCAAGTAAATAGGCATTTTTCGCAAGCGTAAAGGCTTTTATAACATCATCTTGGATTCTCCACAACTGGGTCTTTACCAGCGAATCCCGCAATTCCCGTTCTTCATTAACGAGCGCTCTTATTGCCGTCATCATCGTACCGACCTGCACCTCATCGGTATACCCCGCCGCGCTCTTAGAAGATATGAGGTATAAGTAACCGAGCATCCGCTTGGTGTTTTGCGCATAATAAGCATGTACTTCAAAATTTTGCTTTGTAAGCGCCTCTATTTTTTCCTGTATTTTATTGGTCAGCGAATACCCTGGCAGCGAACACAGTACCGAACACTTAATACCGCTGCCGATATTCATCACATCCGAGGATAGATAGCCGAAATCCTGCACTGCGCTGAATTCCAGCGTTTCCGCCAGTTTATCGATAATGTTTTTTCCCAGCATAAAGCATTTTTGAAGTTCAAAACCTGCATAGAATGCCGAAAGCCTAAGGTGATCTTTAACGTTTACGGTTGCCGAAAGGATGCCGTCATCACGGACAATAACCCCCATACCGAAATTCCGATCAAGATTGGGGGGGATGATATTCCGCTCTTCAAAAATCTTTCGTGCGATTGCGTCTAAGGTATCAAGCCGAATGGGATGAAAGCCGTCGATCGGAGGTAAGTTTTGAAAGGCGGAAACTACTGTCCCGTATATTGTTTCCGCCTCGTCTTTATCGAGAGTCGGAGGAAAGCGGTAATTCTTTAGATTGCGGACAATTCGTACCCGCGAAGAAAGTACCGTATCGTTGTCGTTTCCGGAATAGGTGTACCATGCGTTTGAAGCGGCAAACATGCTAGGTTGAAACCTCCTGTTCTTTTATCTTATCACGGAGATATGCCGCTAATTCGTATTCTTCATTCTCCACCGCTTTTTGAAGTTCTTCTTCAAGGCGGTGCAGCGAAAACGCCGTTTCCGAAAATGTTTCCAGCTGCGCGGGCAGACGTCCCGCATAGAAAACTTCGCCGGAACTTTCTTGCATGAGCTTTACTACGGTATCACGGAAATAAAAAAAACAGCGGGGACAGCCGAGCATTTTTTTTTCTTTGACGCGGCTGAGCGGAGTTCCGCAGTCGGGACATACTACCGGACGAACGCTTTCGGCAGCTTCTCCCGAACCGCCTTTTTGAGGCAAAAGGCCGTCAAAAATTGCTTTGAGTGAAAGATGCATTTTCCGGTCATCGGAATAAAGGTGATGCTTTTTAGCGCACGCCCTGCAAAGATACAGTTCTTTAGCCTTTCCGTCTATAATCTGCCGCACAAGCATAGAAGCGCCGTGCTTTCCGCATATCTGACATATCATGCTGCGTTCCTCGTATTTACCCAAGGTTTTCTCCTTTCCGTATACATTGCCCGAATCATACAGACAATGATTGATAAAATCAAGGACACAGCAATAGGGAACCTCTAAAAACTTCAGTTTTTAGAGGTTTTCCTTAGATGTAATTTGCGATGTTTGCTTGTAGGAGCTGCAATGCGCGGGGTTGTCTTTTTCATAGTCCCTGTATATACTGTTTCAATGCTTTTTTATTTATCGGGGCTTCTTTCTTCATTTTATGGCCCTATGCGGCTTTTACAGTCATATCTTGTCCTTATTTCAATTGCATTTTACGTTGGATTTTTTTTAACGGTATTTATCTTACCGCGCTTTTATGCCCGTTTGCCGAAAGACAGAGGAAAGGAATTCGGTATCTCTCCTGAGGCGGCAAAGGGAAAGCCGACCGGCGGCGGCGTTGTCTTTATTACGATATTTGTCGTGATGATTTTCCTGCTGATTATTCCTTCCGGTACGCAAATCGCCGTGCTAATGTTAACATGGCTCGTAATGCTCACAGGGTACCTTGACGATCGCTCGGTTATCCCTTGGGGGGAATACCGGAAAGGGGCATTGGATTTAGTGCTGTCGCTGATTACCACAGCAGTGCTTTTTCATTGGTATTTTGACGATTCCATCTCTTATTGGATTCCGTTTATGAGCCAAAGCATTTCAGTACATCCTGCGGTATTTTTTACCGTATCGGTTTTGATTTTATGGTTTTCCATCAATACGACGAATTGTACCGATGGGGTGGACGGACTTTCCGGCACGCTCATTTTAATGGCGCTTATTTCACTCGGTATGGTGTTTTACTTTATTATCGGAAACGTAAAAGTTTCGGAATACCTGCTTATTCCTCATCGTGTGGACGGTGCGCAATGGGCGCTGATATGTTTCAGCCTTTCAGGCGTGCTGATGGGATACCTCTGGCACAATGCCTATCCGAGCAAGGTGATGATGGGGGATGCGGGGTCCCGCGCGCTCGGCTTTTTTATCGGCGTATTGGTTATTATCTCCGGTAATCCCTTCCTGCTGCTGATGACCAGCGGGATGATTTTGCTGAACGGCGGCGCAGGCTTGGTAAAAGTCGCACTGCTGCGTTTTTTCCATATCCGTATTTTTCGGAACATCCGCTTTCCGCTCCATGATCACATGCGGAAAAAC from the Treponema vincentii F0403 genome contains:
- a CDS encoding DUF523 domain-containing protein gives rise to the protein MLIVSACLAGFPCRYDGKKAINTAVQQLVKEGKAIPVCPEQLGGLPTPRLPAEMKAGKVINSDGNDVTEAFEKGAAVVLEIAKQYGCTDALLKARSPSCGKGRIYDGSFSGILIEGNGKTADLLMRNGITVTTEEE
- a CDS encoding YkgJ family cysteine cluster protein, producing the protein MQQSLFWKGGLCFSCGQCSACCRYDPGFVYLSPRDLQNLQTWASLERPVFIQKYCRWVPKGDGYEYLCLKELPNYDCILWNNGCIAYNYRPFQCSSYPFWDYLLENEQRWNANARSCSGINHGKRYSAEEIQDLLDTAKQFPVIRRKKTGESRNFTEN
- a CDS encoding metal ABC transporter substrate-binding protein, translated to MNKKIRWTAVFTAMAVCIIGAAGITGCSKKDNAAVGGTDAMHPKRVVTTFTILQDMAQNIAGDKILVESITKPGAEIHEYEPTPLDIVKAQSADLVLRNGLGLERWFEKFMGNVKDVPSVTLSDGIEPIGIGEGPYNGMPNPHSWMSPKNALIYVENIRKAFVSLDPANADTYNANAAAYSESIKKIDTFLTEKLSEIPESQRWLVTCEGAFSYLIRDCNMKELYLWPVNADEEGSPQQIQKVVDTIRQNNIPVAFSESTISNKPQLQVCKETGAYYGGILYVDSLTYEDGDAPTYLKMLEYNANAIVKGFEDSRR
- a CDS encoding phospho-N-acetylmuramoyl-pentapeptide-transferase, whose translation is MLFYLSGLLSSFYGPMRLLQSYLVLISIAFYVGFFLTVFILPRFYARLPKDRGKEFGISPEAAKGKPTGGGVVFITIFVVMIFLLIIPSGTQIAVLMLTWLVMLTGYLDDRSVIPWGEYRKGALDLVLSLITTAVLFHWYFDDSISYWIPFMSQSISVHPAVFFTVSVLILWFSINTTNCTDGVDGLSGTLILMALISLGMVFYFIIGNVKVSEYLLIPHRVDGAQWALICFSLSGVLMGYLWHNAYPSKVMMGDAGSRALGFFIGVLVIISGNPFLLLMTSGMILLNGGAGLVKVALLRFFHIRIFRNIRFPLHDHMRKNLQWSSTQVLIKFLILQLLITLAVFAVLFKIR
- a CDS encoding metal ABC transporter permease, which produces MVSTLLIPFQYEYMIKAILVSGFIGGVCALLSCFVVLKGWSLLGDALSHAVVPGVAAAYIIGIPFSVGAFISGMLAALTMGFVKNKTRIREDAVIGIVYTTFFALGVLLISLYPSNISLTTIIMGNILGIADRDIVQTLIIAGGSLIIILLKWKDLRLFSFDPSHARAIGLNTNALHVLLLTLLAVTAIAALQTVGSVLVVAMLVTPGAAAYLLTDRFLKMMGLAALIGTLTASAGAYISYFLNGSAGGCIVTLQFCLFLAILFFAPHHGILAARLSAKRSIQAFFAHATKR
- a CDS encoding manganese/iron ABC transporter ATP-binding protein — translated: MVIHSLRHAAYSNNGSRNMDGKIEQSVELAVQDVSVAYNNGHVALYDASFTLQKGTITALVGVNGSGKSTLFKTIMGFIKPMSGSVTICGKPIRTAQKQHLLAYVPQSEEVDWSFPVSVWDVVMMGRYGYMNFLRIPSKGDKEMVERSLERVQMLDFKDRQIGELSGGQKKRVFLARALAQQGKIILLDEPFTGVDVKTETAIIELLRELKNDGHLIFVSTHDLGSIPEFCDHVVIINRTVIASGATETTFTAENLIKAFGGALRSIKIDHTDNPEDSSHEIRVFTDDEGALITKQEGKPYLKGIRNTEVSVHSHSEKE
- a CDS encoding UvrB/UvrC motif-containing protein; translation: MGKYEERSMICQICGKHGASMLVRQIIDGKAKELYLCRACAKKHHLYSDDRKMHLSLKAIFDGLLPQKGGSGEAAESVRPVVCPDCGTPLSRVKEKKMLGCPRCFFYFRDTVVKLMQESSGEVFYAGRLPAQLETFSETAFSLHRLEEELQKAVENEEYELAAYLRDKIKEQEVST
- a CDS encoding metal ABC transporter permease, producing MTWMNFLEPFTYGFMVKALVIAALVGGVCALISCYLILKGWSLMGDAISHAVLPGIVGAYLLHIPLGIGAFAAGLLNAAATGWIKERSRIHEDSVMGVVFTGLMAVGLILVTKVSSNIHFMHILFGSLLGIETGDMIQAVVCSVVTLVLVIVKRKDILLYLFDKNHAQAVGLNVTFIHYLFLSLTALTIVASLQAAGILLTVAMLIIPGCIAYLLTDRLNRMLVISVCSAVVSSLIGTYVSYYLNGATGACIILTESFFFACAMVFAPKYGMLAHRRAAVKARLKLQKA
- a CDS encoding ATP-dependent Clp protease ATP-binding subunit yields the protein MHTLSQNLYELLTVFSQQEARRVNADTVEPEHILLALITKKLGRGYRLLENLHVNFLTLQLRLEQNTPIREGEPVRGEIPSSDRVKMLVDTAAAQARIMQREAAGTEHLILAFAQIQESILARFFLQQGIFLDDVQQAIQHLYGTNTQREKQQQEKKKHSVLSEFSRDLTQITREGLLDPVIGREREMRRVMQILSRRSKNNPVLIGEPGVGKTSIVEGLAAAIVNEQVPRSLFGKRVIALDLASVIAGTKYRGQFEERIKRIIKEVSESKNIILFIDELHTLIGTGGSQGALDAANILKPALARGEIQCIGATTLDEYRKYFEKDSALERRFQSVLIKEPTKEETCAILGGLKAKYEQHHHVHYSDETIQKIVELSSRYIPDRFFPDKAIDVMDEAGALKKMDNTELPQNITAIEQRITELAGEKKDLVAMQDYERAAVVRDEVKLLKVQLEKVKMRWLNQENETMLEVAPSDIAETVSLMTDIPLKSVGSDEAKRLAETEKELHKTIIGQDEAIGIIANALRRSRAGIASADRPIGSFLFLGPTGVGKTLLAKALAEFLFGSAEALIRIDMSDYMEKHTVARLVGAPPGYIGFENGGMLTEKIRRNPYSVVLFDEIEKAHPDVFNLLLQVLEEGELRDSLGHTVSFRNTVIILTGNVGTRNLMEEPLGFARVENRTIDYQSMKKSAELEAKKVFSPEFLNRLDSLIVFTPLSEKEIEAIFELELAKLTGRLAAKQLQIRITDEARAYCIKHGYDPLLGARPMRRLLQTEIEDVLAVKIIAGEFTPETTAVIGTDGNVLTIALQNDKQPLLTTITLLPAVSTEPQEG
- a CDS encoding MBL fold metallo-hydrolase, coding for MRVHFWGVRGSIATPLSAAQIQAKISAVVQRITEKDITDQDARERFIASLPPWLFGTIGGNTTCVEVETEEGNHIIFDAGTGIRELGINLQNRFDYFDRPQTYHLFFSHFHWDHVQGLPFFGPAYDSRNTVIVYSTRPKMREFLEEQMKWPYFPITMFGKGGFTAKFEFRCIAPDEPYIHIGNTKIGWHRVRHPGGCVAYSIFDNQKKIIFSTDTELRPQDFEKNDANIAFYSDVELLIIDAQYTMTDSIEKIGWGHSTFSLAIDFATSWGIKKLALFHHEPTYNDKKILSIQSSAQHYCDYVGADKLEIFSAVEGIDLYL